The following are encoded together in the Planctobacterium marinum genome:
- a CDS encoding LysR family transcriptional regulator, with product MLNRLQESDIKLLRVFFAVASCNGFTAAEPVLRMQRPNISAAIKKLEERLDLILCQRGRGGFQLTKEGEIVYQETKRIFSAFDNFVFNLKSLHDDYSGHITLVVQSSLSSGVMAAVAKAVQSTMKKFDDIHVNIQTRQYQEIEHVALSGECHLVLSCYDLVKPESVNFNEINTSVTGKLYCAKSHILSKVDSLKEVALEDFPAVGMSGLSSGNYVRDGQRLSVKIWSDCWESCRSAIMTGEYIGLLPDYLVTPEMQEFIVPVAQEQFQFEHQLYVLNGKNVRLNPVLKHCIKELTWFIEQSGQGVQSRPKPSLAAVS from the coding sequence ATGTTAAATCGTCTTCAGGAATCCGATATTAAGCTGTTAAGGGTGTTTTTTGCCGTAGCATCGTGTAATGGATTTACCGCAGCTGAACCTGTGTTACGTATGCAAAGACCTAACATTAGTGCGGCAATCAAAAAGCTGGAAGAAAGGTTGGATTTGATTTTGTGCCAACGAGGACGAGGCGGCTTTCAGTTAACCAAAGAAGGTGAAATTGTATATCAGGAAACTAAGCGCATTTTCAGTGCTTTTGATAATTTTGTGTTTAATCTGAAAAGTTTACACGACGATTACTCCGGCCACATTACTCTGGTGGTGCAATCCTCTCTCTCATCGGGCGTTATGGCTGCCGTAGCAAAAGCGGTACAAAGCACCATGAAAAAATTCGACGATATACATGTAAATATTCAGACTCGCCAATATCAGGAAATAGAGCATGTTGCGCTTTCTGGCGAGTGTCACCTGGTATTGTCTTGTTATGACTTAGTCAAGCCTGAATCGGTAAACTTTAACGAGATTAACACAAGTGTTACCGGTAAGTTGTATTGTGCGAAAAGTCATATCCTTTCAAAAGTAGATAGTTTGAAAGAGGTTGCGCTTGAGGACTTCCCAGCTGTAGGGATGTCCGGCCTGTCATCGGGAAATTACGTGCGCGATGGCCAAAGGTTATCAGTTAAAATCTGGTCAGACTGTTGGGAATCCTGCCGCTCGGCTATCATGACGGGCGAGTACATTGGTTTATTACCGGATTACCTTGTGACCCCGGAAATGCAGGAGTTTATTGTGCCTGTGGCACAAGAGCAGTTCCAGTTTGAACACCAGCTTTACGTGCTGAACGGCAAAAACGTGCGGCTTAACCCGGTACTTAAGCACTGCATTAAAGAGTTAACCTGGTTTATTGAACAATCAGGGCAGGGGGTACAATCTCGACCAAAGCCAAGTCTGGCAGCGGTGAGTTAA